The following proteins are co-located in the Desulfobacterales bacterium genome:
- a CDS encoding FAD/NAD(P)-binding oxidoreductase, whose protein sequence is MRNIVILGAGAGGTIVANQLRRELDDSDFQITIIDKDEQHHYQAGYLFIPFGIYSKQDVLRPKREFIPKDVDFVVDRVTGVEPDKRQVVTEKSRYNYDWLVVSTGCRIAPEEVDGLMETWQETAFDYYTLQGALNLRRKLKYFESGKLVVNIADTPFKCPIAPIEFVFMADAFFTRNGVRDRVEIELVTPLDGIFTKPAATRELTRMAEKKNIQLRTQFTLSEVNGQSKTIVSASGEEVGYDLLVSIPPNMGDNSLIDSGVADPMGFMRTDRHTLKSQDFDRIYVLGDVTNVPTSKAGSVAHYESYTVTENILREIEGYPPKSTFDGHATCFLASGYEKATLLDFNYTVEPLPGKFPFPGLGPFNLLSESLANYWGKMLFRWVYWNLMMPGNELPLEPQMNLAGKVRPYIPAA, encoded by the coding sequence ATGCGAAATATCGTCATTCTGGGGGCCGGAGCCGGCGGGACCATTGTGGCCAACCAGCTCAGACGCGAGCTTGATGACAGCGATTTCCAAATCACCATCATCGACAAAGACGAGCAGCACCACTACCAGGCCGGGTACTTGTTCATTCCTTTCGGAATTTATTCCAAACAGGATGTTTTGCGGCCCAAGCGCGAATTTATTCCCAAAGACGTGGACTTTGTTGTGGACCGGGTGACGGGGGTTGAGCCGGACAAGCGGCAGGTGGTCACTGAAAAAAGCCGGTATAACTACGACTGGCTGGTTGTCAGCACCGGGTGCCGGATCGCCCCGGAAGAAGTCGACGGCCTGATGGAGACCTGGCAGGAAACCGCCTTTGACTACTACACCCTGCAAGGCGCCCTTAACCTGCGCAGAAAGCTTAAGTATTTCGAATCCGGCAAATTGGTGGTAAACATTGCCGACACCCCTTTTAAATGCCCCATCGCCCCCATCGAGTTCGTGTTTATGGCCGATGCGTTTTTTACCCGAAACGGGGTCAGAGACCGGGTGGAGATTGAACTGGTAACACCTTTGGACGGCATTTTCACCAAACCGGCGGCTACCCGAGAGTTGACGCGCATGGCGGAGAAAAAAAACATCCAACTGCGAACCCAGTTCACCCTTTCCGAAGTCAACGGGCAAAGCAAGACCATTGTTTCAGCCTCGGGAGAGGAGGTGGGCTATGACCTTCTGGTTTCCATCCCCCCCAACATGGGCGACAATTCGCTGATTGATTCCGGGGTGGCCGATCCCATGGGCTTTATGAGAACCGACCGGCACACGCTTAAGTCCCAGGATTTCGACCGGATCTATGTTCTGGGCGATGTGACCAATGTCCCCACTTCCAAAGCCGGGTCTGTGGCCCATTATGAGTCTTACACCGTGACGGAAAACATCCTGCGCGAAATCGAGGGATACCCGCCCAAAAGCACTTTTGACGGCCATGCCACCTGCTTTCTGGCCTCCGGTTATGAAAAAGCCACTCTGCTTGATTTCAACTACACGGTGGAGCCGTTGCCGGGAAAATTCCCCTTTCCGGGCCTGGGCCCTTTTAACCTGCTCAGCGAAAGTCTGGCCAACTATTGGGGCAAGATGCTTTTCCGGTGGGTTTACTGGAACCTGATGATGCCGGGCAATGAACTGCCCCTGGAGCCGCAGATGAACCTGGCCGGCAAGGTCCGCCCCTATATCCCGGCTGCTTAA
- a CDS encoding DUF1641 domain-containing protein, translating to MEDIEARLQRIEEMLVPLSRSAEAANELKRDLEPRVNEAVRAVIIELAEVEPDFQIEDLLFLLKKMARSTRHLTDALDLLNKGIDLLDVSEPLLRDSVPQFIESLDRMERNGVFALGQSLLDVMEEFSKNHSRQDIDRLQKTILGLMQAGVKLSGDRSLENLDRLAEVPDLLDLDRVAKAGILDMLKALREDRVRRGMGVLLNLLRALGESLQADQPGKAFRSS from the coding sequence ATGGAAGATATTGAAGCGCGCCTCCAGCGCATCGAAGAGATGCTTGTGCCCCTGAGCCGGTCGGCTGAGGCCGCCAATGAACTCAAACGCGACCTGGAGCCGAGGGTCAACGAGGCGGTCAGGGCCGTTATCATCGAGCTGGCCGAGGTCGAACCGGATTTTCAGATAGAAGATCTGCTGTTTTTGTTAAAAAAGATGGCCAGAAGCACCCGGCATCTCACCGATGCCCTGGATCTGCTCAACAAGGGTATTGACCTTCTGGATGTGAGCGAGCCCCTGCTGCGCGACAGCGTGCCCCAGTTCATTGAAAGCCTGGACCGCATGGAAAGAAACGGGGTCTTTGCCCTTGGACAAAGCCTTCTGGATGTCATGGAAGAATTTTCAAAAAATCACAGCCGCCAGGACATCGACAGGCTGCAAAAGACCATTCTGGGGCTGATGCAGGCGGGCGTGAAGCTCTCAGGCGATCGCAGCCTGGAAAACCTTGACCGGCTGGCCGAAGTGCCGGACCTGCTGGATCTGGACCGGGTGGCAAAAGCCGGGATTTTGGATATGCTCAAAGCCCTGCGCGAAGACCGGGTCAGGCGCGGAATGGGAGTGCTGCTCAATCTGCTGCGGGCGCTGGGCGAATCGTTACAGGCGGATCAGCCGGGAAAAGCTTTCCGATCATCCTGA
- a CDS encoding arsenate reductase ArsC, whose product MKTENAEMDENSRVLFICRHNAGRSQIAEALLKKMTGGKLAVESAGFSPASAVNPLVATVMQEQGIDLSGKKPQSVFELFKQGRIYTHVITVCDDSESDCPIYPGIARRLHHPFPDPAKVEGSEEEKLARVREIRDLIKQWLEQQVSE is encoded by the coding sequence ATGAAAACAGAAAATGCCGAAATGGACGAAAACAGCCGGGTGCTTTTTATCTGCCGGCACAATGCCGGGCGCAGCCAGATTGCAGAGGCGCTGCTCAAAAAGATGACAGGCGGCAAACTGGCTGTGGAAAGTGCGGGCTTTTCACCGGCTTCGGCGGTCAACCCGCTTGTAGCGACTGTGATGCAGGAACAAGGAATTGACCTGTCCGGAAAAAAGCCCCAAAGCGTATTTGAATTGTTTAAGCAGGGGCGGATCTACACCCACGTGATCACGGTATGCGATGATTCGGAAAGCGACTGCCCTATATATCCCGGAATTGCCAGACGTCTGCACCATCCTTTCCCCGATCCCGCGAAGGTTGAGGGCTCTGAAGAAGAAAAATTGGCCAGGGTCCGGGAAATCCGGGATTTGATCAAGCAGTGGCTGGAGCAGCAGGTTTCAGAGTGA
- a CDS encoding PstS family phosphate ABC transporter substrate-binding protein → MKTMAKIKMTLLALAVAAAFAAVWAAPAGAQSSALSGKVVVDGSSTVYPVTEAAAAAFRDDFPNVNVTVAISGTGGGFKRFVRGDTDISDASRPIKAKEFKAAAQNGVRFIELPVAMDGLSVVVNPKNDWADELSIQDLQAIYLEDGTARKWSDLDPAWPDEPIKVYSPGTDSGTFDYFREVVLPEGKSFRPDMSTSEDDNVLVTGVSGDRYAIGYFGAAYYYENKTKLTAVPVVNPKTGKAVLPEPENVINGDYFPLSRPLFIYVNFNSLRRPEVREFVNFYLAHDDRFATEVGYVAVPDEIGSRAESFLKQRLTGTTYMTPEMEKREGGLNAIYKKENLLDTK, encoded by the coding sequence ATGAAAACCATGGCAAAAATTAAAATGACCCTGCTGGCGCTGGCCGTTGCCGCAGCTTTTGCAGCCGTCTGGGCCGCCCCGGCCGGGGCCCAATCCTCGGCCCTGAGCGGCAAGGTCGTGGTGGACGGATCAAGCACCGTCTATCCCGTTACCGAGGCGGCAGCCGCGGCATTCCGGGATGACTTTCCCAACGTCAATGTAACGGTTGCCATATCCGGGACCGGCGGCGGGTTTAAGCGGTTTGTCAGGGGCGATACCGACATCTCGGATGCCTCCCGGCCGATTAAGGCAAAGGAATTCAAGGCGGCCGCGCAAAACGGCGTGCGCTTCATCGAGCTGCCGGTGGCCATGGACGGGCTGTCCGTGGTGGTCAATCCAAAAAACGACTGGGCAGATGAGCTGTCCATCCAGGACCTGCAGGCCATTTATCTCGAGGACGGCACAGCGCGCAAGTGGAGCGATCTGGACCCGGCATGGCCGGATGAGCCCATCAAGGTCTATTCCCCGGGCACGGATTCGGGCACATTTGACTATTTCAGGGAAGTGGTTCTGCCTGAAGGCAAAAGTTTCCGGCCCGATATGTCCACCAGCGAAGATGACAATGTCCTGGTGACCGGGGTTTCCGGAGACCGGTACGCCATCGGCTATTTCGGGGCCGCTTATTATTACGAAAACAAAACAAAGCTCACAGCCGTGCCCGTTGTCAACCCCAAAACCGGCAAGGCGGTTCTGCCCGAGCCGGAAAACGTGATCAACGGTGATTATTTTCCCTTAAGCCGTCCATTGTTTATCTATGTTAATTTTAACTCCCTGCGCCGGCCGGAAGTGCGCGAATTTGTAAACTTTTACCTTGCCCATGATGATCGGTTCGCAACAGAGGTGGGATACGTGGCCGTTCCCGATGAAATCGGGTCCCGGGCGGAAAGCTTTTTAAAGCAGCGCCTGACGGGCACCACCTATATGACCCCGGAAATGGAAAAGCGCGAGGGCGGATTAAACGCCATCTACAAAAAAGAAAACCTGCTGGACACGAAATAA
- the pstC gene encoding phosphate ABC transporter permease subunit PstC, which yields MAGSALFSILVTLAIVLILGIETAHFFGQDEVSLGEFFGQVKWNPLLGAEKHFGIWPLVCGTFLVAGIALIVAVPMGLVTAIYLSEYAGSRVRAVVKPALEILAGIPTVVYGFFALVLLTPGLKMLHEGFGSYNALAAGIAVGILILPIVSSLSEDALRAVPSSLREGVYGLGGTKFDAAVKVVFPAALSGIISSVLLAAARAVGETMIVALAAGSTPRLTLDVREEIQTMTGFMVQMALGDVSNFGVEYFSMYAVAATLFVITFILTILGAVIRKRFRETYE from the coding sequence CTGGCGGGATCGGCCCTGTTTTCCATACTGGTGACCCTGGCCATTGTCCTGATCCTCGGGATCGAAACCGCCCATTTTTTCGGCCAGGATGAGGTGAGCCTGGGGGAGTTTTTCGGGCAGGTGAAGTGGAATCCCCTGCTGGGGGCTGAAAAACACTTCGGCATCTGGCCGCTGGTCTGCGGCACGTTTCTGGTGGCGGGCATCGCCCTGATTGTGGCCGTGCCCATGGGGCTTGTGACCGCCATTTATTTAAGCGAATATGCCGGCAGCCGGGTGCGGGCTGTGGTAAAGCCGGCCCTGGAAATTTTGGCCGGCATTCCCACGGTGGTGTACGGATTTTTCGCCCTGGTGTTGCTGACCCCGGGGCTGAAAATGCTGCATGAGGGATTTGGCTCCTACAACGCCCTGGCCGCCGGCATTGCCGTGGGCATTCTGATTCTGCCCATTGTCAGCTCCCTGTCCGAAGATGCGCTTCGCGCTGTGCCATCGAGCCTGCGGGAGGGCGTATACGGGCTGGGGGGAACCAAGTTTGATGCGGCTGTCAAGGTCGTGTTTCCGGCCGCCCTTTCCGGGATCATTTCCTCGGTTCTTCTGGCTGCGGCCCGGGCCGTGGGAGAGACCATGATCGTTGCCCTGGCCGCGGGCAGCACGCCCAGGCTCACACTGGACGTGCGCGAGGAAATCCAGACCATGACCGGGTTTATGGTCCAGATGGCCCTGGGGGACGTGTCGAATTTCGGGGTTGAATATTTTTCCATGTACGCGGTGGCCGCCACCCTGTTTGTGATTACATTCATACTGACGATTCTCGGGGCGGTCATCCGGAAACGGTTTCGGGAGACATACGAATAA
- a CDS encoding PstA family ABC transporter permease — MTTIAQKAPDVISDPGRMQAVRRSVAGRHRTERWFRRICFGITAFAVLLLVLFLAAILYNGIGTLSQHFLTAPPGPDPSQAGFYPAIWGTVWLLVLVAVFTLPLGIATAIFLEEFRPRRQLLRRALAFVQANITNLAGVPSVVYGIVGLTAFVSMFQLFGSPNSPAFEMGIQYYDQFYNQAGVVMLVPVNRPDAPYTDPEQGMTAMTPEGEGLKVHVIDADAPWPEDETLSARTLRENDMAGRIDRRQWYYFRIPFGRGVLAGALTLMLVILPIVIISAQESLRAVPDSLREAALGLGATRWQVVRRVTLPSALPGIMTGAILAISRAIGEAAPLLMIAGIVFISNPPGHLMDDFTAMPLQIFNWAQRPQASFHEIAASGIIVLLAVLLTFNAAAVLIRQKFQKPLS, encoded by the coding sequence ATGACGACAATTGCCCAAAAAGCCCCGGATGTCATCTCTGATCCCGGACGCATGCAGGCGGTGCGGCGCTCGGTTGCCGGGCGTCACCGCACCGAGAGATGGTTCAGGCGCATCTGTTTCGGGATCACCGCCTTTGCCGTGCTGCTGCTGGTGCTTTTTCTGGCCGCCATCCTTTATAACGGCATCGGGACCCTGTCGCAGCACTTTCTTACTGCACCGCCGGGCCCGGATCCGTCCCAAGCGGGATTTTATCCCGCCATCTGGGGGACGGTCTGGCTGCTGGTCCTGGTGGCGGTTTTTACCCTGCCCCTGGGGATTGCCACGGCCATTTTCCTGGAAGAATTCAGGCCCAGGAGGCAATTGCTGCGCCGGGCACTGGCATTTGTGCAGGCCAATATCACCAACCTGGCCGGAGTGCCCTCGGTGGTTTACGGTATCGTGGGCCTGACCGCTTTTGTCTCCATGTTCCAGCTCTTTGGCAGTCCCAACAGCCCGGCCTTTGAAATGGGCATCCAGTATTATGATCAGTTCTACAACCAGGCCGGCGTGGTGATGCTCGTGCCTGTCAACAGGCCGGATGCGCCGTATACGGACCCGGAGCAGGGCATGACGGCAATGACACCGGAAGGCGAGGGCTTAAAAGTTCATGTCATCGACGCAGACGCCCCCTGGCCGGAAGATGAGACTCTTTCCGCACGAACCCTCCGGGAAAACGACATGGCCGGCCGGATTGACCGCCGGCAGTGGTATTATTTCCGGATTCCGTTCGGCCGCGGGGTTCTGGCCGGGGCCCTGACCCTGATGCTGGTGATTTTGCCCATTGTGATCATCTCCGCTCAGGAATCGCTGCGGGCTGTGCCGGACTCCCTGCGGGAGGCCGCCCTCGGTCTGGGGGCCACGCGCTGGCAGGTGGTGCGCCGGGTCACGCTGCCCTCGGCCCTGCCCGGCATCATGACCGGCGCCATTCTGGCCATCAGCCGGGCCATCGGGGAGGCCGCCCCGCTTTTAATGATTGCCGGCATCGTGTTTATTTCCAATCCGCCGGGCCATTTAATGGATGATTTTACAGCCATGCCCCTGCAGATCTTCAACTGGGCCCAGCGGCCCCAGGCTTCGTTTCATGAAATCGCCGCCAGCGGAATCATCGTTTTGCTGGCTGTTTTGCTGACTTTTAATGCTGCGGCCGTGCTGATCCGGCAGAAATTTCAGAAACCGCTTTCATAA
- the pstB gene encoding phosphate ABC transporter ATP-binding protein PstB produces MENFNAWYGTFHALRDIDLSLSKHRVSAFIGPSGCGKSTLLRWINRMNDTILTARAEGRLTMHDIDVLSPATDVVELRRRVGIVFQKPNPFPKSVYENVAFGVRMHMRVTRQEMDELVEWSLCRAALWDEVKDRLHDSALSLSGGQQQRLCIARAIAVGPEVLLMDEPCSALDPRSTAAIEDLIWELRKAYTIVIVTHNMQQAARISDYTAFLYTGDIIEYGTTEKLFQNPDKPETQDYITGRFG; encoded by the coding sequence ATGGAAAATTTCAACGCCTGGTACGGGACTTTTCATGCTTTAAGAGATATTGATCTGAGCCTGTCCAAACACCGGGTTTCGGCCTTTATCGGCCCCAGCGGCTGCGGCAAGAGCACGCTTTTGCGCTGGATCAACCGGATGAACGACACCATATTGACGGCAAGGGCCGAGGGGCGACTGACCATGCATGACATTGATGTGCTGTCGCCCGCCACCGACGTGGTGGAGCTGCGCCGCCGGGTGGGCATCGTGTTTCAAAAGCCCAACCCGTTTCCCAAGTCGGTCTACGAAAACGTGGCTTTTGGCGTGCGCATGCACATGCGCGTCACCCGGCAGGAGATGGACGAGCTGGTGGAGTGGTCCCTTTGCCGGGCCGCACTCTGGGACGAGGTCAAGGACCGGCTGCATGATTCGGCCTTGAGCCTTTCGGGCGGGCAGCAGCAGCGGCTTTGCATCGCCCGGGCCATTGCCGTGGGACCGGAGGTGCTGCTCATGGACGAGCCCTGTTCCGCCCTGGACCCCCGTTCCACGGCCGCCATCGAGGATCTGATCTGGGAGCTGCGAAAGGCCTACACCATCGTGATTGTCACCCACAACATGCAGCAGGCCGCCCGGATCAGCGATTACACGGCGTTTTTGTATACCGGCGATATTATTGAATATGGCACCACCGAGAAATTGTTTCAAAACCCGGACAAGCCGGAAACCCAGGACTACATTACCGGCCGGTTTGGATAA
- the phoU gene encoding phosphate signaling complex protein PhoU translates to MSTRYRNEINEIRNSLASLAGRVADNVNRSFAAVIAADAAAAREVIRAEHEINRKEVGLEEDCIRMITLHQPVADDLRFLLATLKVNHDLERIGDLAAGVAKRIHVVTPQDAEPFQEALRHLTGDVETRLRQSVAAFFAADHKDATRIWIGDDAVDNVASALYDDIRQTILKQPQQARAFFTLLEIAQRIERLADHAANIAKNVIYLALGEIVRHRMREFRREALGDKPNVLMVCVHNSARSQMAAAWINHLYGERVHAESAGLQPGRLNPLTVEVMKEVGIDISGARPRDVFEVLRTGHPFSHVVMVCDETSAEKCPPFPGVQEVQHWELPDPAAGQEASQKIENFRQVRDELRRRIEGWVKGMGSVWGMGSNL, encoded by the coding sequence ATGTCCACCCGATACCGAAACGAAATCAACGAGATCCGAAACAGCCTGGCATCTCTTGCCGGCCGCGTGGCCGACAACGTGAACCGATCGTTTGCCGCAGTCATTGCCGCGGATGCGGCCGCCGCCCGTGAGGTGATCCGGGCCGAGCACGAAATCAACCGAAAGGAGGTCGGCCTGGAGGAAGACTGCATCCGGATGATCACCCTGCACCAGCCCGTGGCCGATGATCTGCGGTTTTTGCTGGCCACACTGAAGGTCAACCACGACCTGGAAAGAATCGGGGATCTGGCCGCAGGGGTTGCCAAGCGCATCCATGTGGTGACGCCCCAAGACGCGGAGCCTTTCCAGGAGGCCCTCCGGCATCTGACCGGCGACGTGGAAACCCGGCTCCGGCAGAGTGTGGCCGCATTTTTTGCAGCAGACCACAAGGACGCCACCCGCATCTGGATCGGCGATGATGCCGTGGATAACGTGGCCTCGGCCCTCTACGATGACATCCGGCAGACGATTTTAAAACAGCCGCAGCAGGCCCGGGCTTTTTTCACCCTGCTCGAGATCGCCCAGCGCATTGAACGTCTGGCCGATCATGCCGCCAATATCGCCAAAAACGTCATATACCTGGCCTTAGGCGAAATCGTGCGCCACCGGATGCGGGAATTCCGGCGGGAGGCATTGGGGGACAAGCCCAATGTCCTGATGGTGTGCGTGCACAACAGTGCCCGCAGCCAGATGGCCGCGGCCTGGATCAATCATCTTTACGGCGAGCGCGTGCACGCTGAAAGCGCCGGGCTGCAGCCCGGCCGGTTAAACCCCCTGACCGTGGAGGTGATGAAGGAAGTGGGCATCGATATTTCCGGGGCCCGGCCCAGGGACGTGTTTGAGGTGCTGCGCACCGGTCATCCCTTTTCCCACGTGGTGATGGTCTGCGATGAGACCAGCGCTGAAAAATGCCCGCCCTTTCCGGGTGTTCAGGAGGTACAGCACTGGGAACTGCCTGATCCGGCCGCCGGACAGGAGGCATCCCAGAAAATCGAAAATTTCCGGCAGGTCCGCGATGAGCTGCGCCGGCGCATCGAGGGCTGGGTGAAAGGTATGGGGTCGGTGTGGGGTATGGGGTCAAATCTTTAA
- a CDS encoding alpha/beta hydrolase — MDEGAPHYLEWDNQRRVAWIERGDPDGIPVFYAHGNPGSRLELLFFHEKAREHGFRLIVFDRPGFGKSDFVDGYPLLAFADDVKRLADELGIERFGLIGWSSGGPPVLATARHMPRRVRFVFSISGYTNFGEYEDGRKLMAAHNLYGPGLSEKHYPLFNGFVKVMRWTDLHLPNFYLKLARGDMKKPDRRILDNPEIADLFLRNQQEGMAAGTRGAIQDLETQWKPWDFSLTQIEGPVHVFQGKQDVFVPWEFARHMAATIPDAALHLYDDQGHLFPLLPAYQAELFELARCLVEHRWN, encoded by the coding sequence ATGGACGAAGGAGCACCGCATTATCTGGAATGGGATAACCAGCGCCGGGTGGCGTGGATAGAACGCGGTGATCCGGATGGAATTCCCGTTTTCTATGCCCACGGAAATCCGGGCTCACGCCTTGAGCTGCTGTTTTTCCATGAAAAAGCCAGGGAACACGGCTTCCGGCTGATCGTGTTCGACCGACCCGGATTCGGCAAATCCGATTTTGTCGACGGCTACCCTCTGCTGGCGTTTGCCGATGATGTGAAACGGCTTGCCGATGAGTTGGGGATCGAACGCTTCGGCCTGATCGGCTGGTCGAGCGGGGGGCCGCCGGTGCTCGCCACCGCCAGACACATGCCCCGGCGTGTGCGATTCGTCTTTTCCATAAGCGGATATACCAATTTCGGGGAATATGAGGATGGCCGAAAATTAATGGCGGCGCACAACCTTTACGGCCCCGGGCTTTCGGAAAAACACTACCCGCTTTTCAACGGCTTCGTCAAGGTGATGCGATGGACGGACCTGCACCTGCCCAATTTCTACCTGAAACTGGCCAGGGGGGACATGAAGAAGCCCGATCGCCGAATACTCGATAACCCGGAAATCGCCGACCTGTTTCTCCGCAATCAGCAGGAAGGCATGGCCGCCGGCACGCGGGGGGCGATCCAGGATCTGGAAACCCAGTGGAAGCCGTGGGACTTCAGCCTCACCCAGATCGAGGGCCCGGTCCATGTGTTTCAGGGAAAACAGGATGTGTTCGTCCCCTGGGAGTTCGCCCGGCATATGGCCGCCACCATCCCGGATGCAGCCCTGCACCTCTACGATGACCAGGGGCATCTTTTCCCGCTTTTACCCGCGTATCAGGCGGAACTTTTCGAACTTGCCCGTTGCCTGGTTGAACATCGGTGGAATTGA
- a CDS encoding aldehyde ferredoxin oxidoreductase N-terminal domain-containing protein: protein MTTNLKTLIIDAESGFYKMKRYPVGRFFGPVDLGLYLSGKFNSLNFGTGLLAGSVFPGANRLVFTGFSPCWGGFFISSMGGAGLVFDNLGINQLSIKGKAPAPSILFLNRTHGEEIEVEIEPVDVRQVWHSGRGGIYSLMDYTYDRFGGKYKSDPRILAVGPAAEASDIGAIGSVPIKKGELTRVDTWAGRGGLGSKLFREHGIAAVIYGGTHITEDFINKKVADEWFQDRYEKKLAAKDIEATTKYRFEPKFQTGGTFGVNYATMGDKILAFNYRTIYMTEQERNKIQKHFIEEHYLKQFNEETIQTKSQKNCGEPCAAVCKKMRGEYKKDYEPYQTLGPLCGIFDQRAAEKLNHTADMYGFDAISIGGVLSWLMESVIEGIFTPEELGVSKTPIFDHENFDVVKTSLHNAEVGVELLNAIVEKRGVLDLHRGIRRFAHRISMKKQKDMTQKFLYTAFGRRGWMVPNQYWTPGVLSPMAIMGKYYMYYGGDFLPPRTLGQLNAARFKQELVMDNMGMCRFHREWAEEMLPDIVGHLFGKKEEFQKVNQLTASRINSRNASVFWETNISIDFVYQFLKRKQAVDGVADEELTQWIKAFDEDKNEAALNFWYEIHKGIQESLRRYNV, encoded by the coding sequence ATGACGACAAATTTAAAGACACTTATCATAGATGCAGAATCAGGGTTTTATAAGATGAAGCGCTATCCGGTTGGGAGGTTTTTCGGACCGGTTGACCTCGGCCTTTATCTGTCAGGCAAATTCAACAGCCTGAATTTCGGAACAGGCCTTCTGGCCGGCTCTGTTTTTCCCGGTGCGAACCGGCTGGTTTTCACCGGTTTCTCGCCCTGTTGGGGTGGATTTTTTATATCATCCATGGGCGGGGCCGGTTTGGTTTTTGACAATCTTGGCATCAACCAGCTCTCAATTAAAGGCAAAGCCCCTGCGCCATCGATATTGTTTTTGAACCGGACACACGGAGAGGAAATTGAAGTTGAAATAGAACCCGTTGACGTCCGGCAAGTGTGGCATTCAGGAAGAGGTGGCATCTATTCTCTGATGGACTATACCTATGACAGATTCGGCGGCAAATATAAATCTGATCCCCGGATACTTGCAGTCGGCCCGGCAGCCGAAGCCAGTGATATCGGCGCAATTGGTTCGGTTCCCATCAAAAAAGGGGAACTGACCCGTGTGGATACCTGGGCCGGCCGCGGCGGCCTGGGGTCAAAACTTTTCAGGGAACATGGCATAGCCGCCGTCATTTATGGCGGCACACACATTACAGAAGATTTCATCAACAAAAAAGTGGCGGACGAATGGTTTCAGGATCGCTATGAAAAGAAACTGGCGGCAAAAGACATCGAAGCCACGACCAAATACCGTTTTGAACCCAAGTTTCAAACAGGCGGCACATTTGGCGTCAACTACGCCACAATGGGCGACAAGATTCTGGCCTTCAACTACCGCACGATATACATGACAGAGCAAGAACGAAATAAAATCCAAAAACACTTTATTGAAGAACACTACCTCAAGCAATTCAATGAAGAAACCATCCAAACGAAAAGCCAGAAAAACTGTGGTGAACCATGTGCTGCCGTATGTAAAAAAATGCGCGGAGAGTACAAAAAAGACTACGAACCTTACCAGACATTAGGGCCGCTATGCGGTATATTTGACCAGCGCGCCGCCGAAAAACTAAATCACACCGCCGATATGTACGGATTCGATGCCATTTCTATCGGCGGAGTTTTGAGCTGGCTGATGGAATCGGTAATTGAGGGGATATTTACGCCGGAAGAATTGGGTGTTTCCAAAACGCCCATATTCGATCATGAAAATTTTGATGTCGTCAAAACCTCCCTGCACAATGCCGAAGTGGGCGTTGAACTTTTAAACGCTATTGTCGAAAAACGGGGTGTATTGGATTTGCACCGCGGTATAAGGAGATTTGCCCACCGCATATCCATGAAGAAACAAAAAGACATGACGCAGAAATTCCTCTACACCGCTTTTGGACGAAGAGGCTGGATGGTGCCGAACCAGTACTGGACGCCCGGCGTCCTGTCGCCAATGGCGATCATGGGAAAATACTACATGTATTATGGCGGGGATTTTCTTCCGCCGCGAACGCTTGGCCAGTTAAATGCAGCAAGATTTAAGCAGGAACTGGTTATGGATAACATGGGGATGTGCCGGTTTCATAGAGAATGGGCCGAAGAGATGCTTCCTGATATTGTGGGCCATCTTTTCGGAAAAAAAGAAGAGTTCCAAAAAGTCAACCAACTTACTGCCAGCAGAATTAACAGCAGAAACGCCTCCGTATTCTGGGAAACAAACATAAGCATCGATTTTGTTTATCAGTTTTTAAAAAGGAAACAAGCGGTTGATGGCGTAGCGGACGAAGAACTTACCCAGTGGATTAAAGCATTTGATGAAGATAAAAATGAAGCGGCATTAAATTTCTGGTATGAAATCCATAAAGGAATACAGGAATCTCTTAGAAGATATAATGTGTGA
- a CDS encoding helix-turn-helix transcriptional regulator, whose translation MAKDRTYSRYTREAATLLARQIQLGRKQRKWTEHELAERAGISRATLQKIEKGELSVAVGLVFEVAALVGIALFDADRTSLTTHVARTDDKLALLPSAVRKPGKSVDDEF comes from the coding sequence ATGGCAAAAGACAGAACATATTCCCGATATACCCGTGAGGCCGCCACCTTGCTGGCCAGGCAAATCCAGCTCGGGCGCAAGCAGCGCAAGTGGACCGAGCACGAGCTTGCCGAACGCGCCGGTATCTCGCGGGCGACGCTCCAGAAGATCGAAAAGGGCGAGCTGAGCGTTGCCGTCGGGCTTGTTTTCGAGGTGGCGGCGTTGGTTGGCATCGCCTTGTTCGATGCGGATCGCACCTCGCTCACCACTCATGTCGCCCGCACCGATGACAAGCTGGCCTTGTTACCGAGCGCCGTGCGCAAGCCCGGAAAGTCGGTGGACGATGAATTCTAA